Genomic segment of Caldanaerovirga acetigignens:
TGCAAAAGTTCCATATTCTCCTCATCATATAGATTCTTTACGCCAAGAAATTCCTCGGCCTTTTTTATTCCCTTCTCCGTAGGTATCACGCTGTGGGCTTTTTCGTCGACAATATAGTCTTCCCCGGCCTTAAGTCTTGGCACAAACCGTGCAAACCTATAATAAATATCAGTAGACTCTTCGGCCTGCCCCGAAATTATAAGCGGTGTACGGGCTTCGTCTATGAGTATGCTGTCCACTTCATCTATTATGGCATAGTTGAGCTCCCTCTGAACGATGTGTTCCTTGTAAATCACCATGTTGTCCCTAAGGTAATCAAAACCAAACTCATTATTGGTTCCATAAGTTATATCCGCGCTGTAAGCCTTTTTCCTTTCTTGAAAATCAAGGCCGTGCACAATTAGACCTACCTCAAGCCCCAGAAATTTGTAAATTGCCCCCATCCACTCACTGTCGCGCCTGGCAAGGTAGTCGTTGACCGTAACCACGTGTACTCCCTTTCCTGTCAGGGCATTGAGATAGGCCGGCATGGTAGCTACCAAAGTCTTGCCTTCTCCCGTTTTCATTTCTGCAATCCTGCCCTGATGGAGCACTATTGCCCCCATAACCTGAACGTCAAAAGGCCTCATACCCAAAGTCCTTTTGGCCGCTTCCCTTACTACCGCAAAGGCCTCGGGCAGGAGGTCGTCCAGCGTTTCTCCGGCGTGCAATCTATTTTTAAATTCGTTAGTTTTCTCCCTAAGTTGACTATCCGAAAGCACCTTTATCCTGGACTCCCAGTCGTTGACCTTCTCCACTATAGGCACGAGTTTTTTTATTTCCCTCTCATTCGGTTCGCCGAATATTTTTCTCAGTATCCCGAACATTATTCTCACCTCAAAAATTTCTAAAAAAAATTTATAAGGAACCTTTTTATAGGTTCCTTTTCAATTTCCTCCTACTTATTTTATCACTCGCCGATTTCTTTTTCAACATAGCCTCTTGGATCAAAGAGAAAACGCCAATTCCCATCAAAACATCCCCCAGACTGAATACCTTGGGATTTGGATAGGGTTTTGGCAACGGGAAGATGTCACCAAAAATCTTAAACCTGGTCTTTGGCATCATGGCTACGTGGTATGGATAAAGGGGATTAAAGAGGTCCTGCTTAAAATCACCCAGTCCCGCAAAATCAACGGCCAATAGAGATACAGGCATTTTGCCCCCGTTTGCTATTATTGCGAGGAAATTCAGCAAAACCCCTAAAGTCACAATTCTCAGCGGCTTTAAATGCCAGTTGGAAAGAAGGCTGTACAGCAAAAGCCCGTAAGAAATAAAAGATACTACCAAAATATATTGGACAACGTACTCTTTCAAAGAGCCTTTTAAAAACAGTGGTAAATAACGAATTATTAAAGATAAAAATATAAGTTCGAGTTTTCTTATTGGTATTTCGCCTATTTTTTTCAAGCTCCCTTTCCTCAGAAGCCCCACTATTATCGACAAGAGAACAAAATCAACGAGCAACATATTCTGCAAATTTCCCCTTTTCCAATACTCTTTTTAAAGCACTAACCACATCTGGCCTAAAATCTACACCGGCAGCTTGCTCTATCTCGCAAATCGCCTCCTCAACCGTCATTGCTCCCCGGTAAGGCCTGTCCGTGGTGAGCGCATCAAAGACATCCGCCACGGCTATTATCTGCGCTCCCAGCGGAATTTCTTCTCCCTTGAGCCCTTCCGGGTACCCGCTTCCGCTCAACCTCTCGTGATGGTATCTTATAAAAAAAGAGGCCTGTAACAGAAAATCAACCTTTTTGACTATATTGGCCCCCAACTCAGGATGAACTTTTATTTTCGCAAACTCCTCCTCCGATAATTTGCAGGGTTTATTCAGTATTGGCTCCGGTATCCCTATCTTTCCTATATCGTGAAGCAGTGCCGCGTAATGCAGGTTGCTTATCAAATCGTTGTCCATCTTTAGTTCTTCCGCTATAGCAACCGCCAATTTAGCGACCCGCTCGGAATGACCCTTCGTATAAAGGTCTTTAGCCTCAATGGCGCTTGCCAGAGCCTGAATCGTCTCCAAATACACTTTCTTCATGTCCATGTATAGCTTAAAAGAATGCCGGGCGATAAGCAGCGGGATTAAGAACAAAATCAGCCCCAGTGCTCCTATGTTGATGTAGATAACCGCAAGCAAAATACCTAGAGGCGCGAGGGCGATGTAATTTGGCAGAGCCCACTTAAATGTAGTGGTAAAGATATATTTTAGGGGTTTTTTAAAAAAAATTGATAACCCGATTGTCATTATACCTACATTTAATAAAAAGTAAGAAAGAATTAATGCAACTAAAGGTAAAAAATTTGATTTTAAATTAATTATACCTGGTATCCCACCTAACTTTTCATAAATATAGCCTGAACCGCCTACCATTATTGTATATAATCCAACATTTAAAATTTTTTTAACTATAGCATCCTTATATAGCTTATGTTCTATCTGAGATAAAGTTGCAGAAATAACTGCTACTAACACACTTAGACTATATCCTAATACTAGAATTGAACCCATATATACTGCAAATCCAACAGTAACCTCTGCATCATTCATGAGTTTTACTGGTAAAAGTTCTGCCAACAGGGCCAACAAAATAAATACGATAAATGTCTCTATATTAAAATTCAAAATAGAATTGTAAGAACTGACTAAAAAAATACTTGCTATTAATAAAACAAAAAATACATATAATTTTCCCCAAGTATTATGTAACATCCTTTTGAATCACCCTAAAAAAATAATTGTAAATAATTTTCTTAATTAATTAAAGGGCCGACTAAAAAGATTATCAACCGCCAAATCTAAAATTAGCACCGCCGGCAAGGACAAGAGCCATCAATGCCAGCAAAATCTTTAAAAGAGTAGCATTGATTTTCATAAGATAAAGCCTCCTCCCCGTCTACGGTGCTCTGCCCCACCGCTACTAGAGCAGGCCATTTTAAAACCGCTTCGCTTCGTCGGCCCTTTTTTTTGCTAATCTGTTTTTTCTTTTATAAGAAAGCTTATACGCCGGTTTACGGCGTTAAGCACCGCAACTACTACACTCTCTCCTTTGTCTTCTCTGAAAAGAGTTGTACCTAAAAAGGTCTCTTCCCCCCAATCGGTCAATATGGACACTAGTACTGCTATAGCTTCTCTTTCGCCTATTCTAAAGGCGTTAATATCCTCCAGTGTAATTAAAAAATTCCTCCCCACATACTGCTGTATGGCGTCAATCGTCGCTTGGGCAACCAGTTTTAAATAGTATTTAAAAGTACCTGAGCCCAACGCTCTTCCTTCATATAATTTATCTTCTGCGTCTCTCAGGACCACTGATACTTCGTAATTGTATTTGCTCTTTTTTACGGTAAGGCCATCTATCCTTAAACGGGTTTCCGCAGTAAAAATCTCCTCTTTGTTCAATTGAGCCACGCTAATCTTTTTATGGTCTATCTCAGAGCCAAAAGTCGCAACCAGCGCTGATTCGATATCTCTCACTATCTGCTTTGGATTCCGGTTGGAGTTGGCAAGCACATGAATCTCCGATATCTTTCCGTCAGGTGTCGTTATAATTTTTGCAGAAACCACATCTTTAATCTTTTTTATAATCTCCTCGTAATGTCTTATTACTTCTTCTCTGCTAAGATTTTCTCCCATATCATCCCTCCGCCTCATCCCAATATATACAATTCGACCATAATCTGTTAATTCCTGCTTCGGCTCGAGAAATTTCGCAAAAAAAAATAAAAAAGGAAGCGAATTTAGTCCGCTTCCCATAATTCCCACCTTCATGAAAGGTAGTTTTGTTCTTCGTCTTTTCTGATAAACCGGTAAAATACAAACCTTACCGCAAGCAGGCTTATAGCCAATTCTGGCAGCAGGTATGCACCGTTGTACAGGGCGGAATAAACGAACGCATTCATCCCTTCCGGCGCATAGGACCCAAAGAAGATGACGCCGGAAAGAAAGTGAGAGAAAAACCTGCCCAATATTCCGACGGTTATCCCTGTCCAAACCTTCTTATTAAACAGTCCGGCAAGGCCTAGCAATCCGAATGCCAGCGGATAATCCAAGATCACCTGGACCGGATGAACGATATAAGGCTCGATTATGAGCTGCAAAAGACCGTAAGACGCTCCCGCCACTATCCCTTTAGAGGCTCCATTTCTCATGGAATAAAGAAGAATTGGAACCATGCTGCCTAAAGTAACCGAACCTCCGTACGGAGCCTGAAATATCTTTACAAAGCTCAAGGTCGTAGCTATACCGACCATTAGGGCTCCTTCGATTAACGTTGACAGAGAATTTTTCTTCATAAATCAATTCTCCTTTCTTAAAAAAAATATAAGCCCACCCGTATAGGTGGGCAAGCAAACCAATGGTTCACGTGCTTCCCTACGCGGGCATTACCCCGTTCAGGTTTTTGGGGTCGAAGCCGAAAGTCGGCTTCCTCTCAGCCGTAGCTCCCCCAGCACGGATTCGCATTTATTCTCTATATGAATAATATATGTCACCGGAGGAAAAAACATTATAAAAAATCCTTATAAGTTTTTTTATATCAAATTTTGGTACAAGACGCAATACCTTCGAGGGTAATTTCGAGATTTTTTTCGAAAAAACACGAGAGATTTTAAGATAATACCGGTTTCGGCAGCAAAGCCGATTAATAGCAACATAAGGCGGTAAAATTTTTCATTCCTTTAAATTTGCTTTTGTTATATAAGAGGAGTAAGGTTTAATAAAGAATTCGGAGTTTGCAAAGAAGGTGATTAAAATTGGAGGACAAGGTCATAGAACAGGCCATCGAGCGCTTCATTGAGATAGACGGCAAAGCCGCCAACATAAAGGAAACAAGGGAGAAAAATTTAGCCGAACTCGAATCCAAATACCGACGGGAAATCCAGGATATGATAGAAAATTTCAATCAAAAAATAGATGAAAAAGTAAATGAAATTTATTCGAAGGCATTAAGTGAAGGCAACCGCGAAGTTGAAGAACTGAAAAAAAGAGCAAGAGAACTTATAAAAACCATGGAGACAAAATACCTCGAAATAAAGGAAGAAATCATAAATAAATTTTTAAGCGAGATATTTGATATAAAGAGGTTTTGATTATGGACAGGGTTACGCGTTTTGCAGCGGTAAATACGAAAATTAAAGCGATGGAGCGCGATTTTTTGAATAGCGAGCATTACATCGAAATGCTCCGCCAAAGGTCCATCCAGGACCTCGCCGCTTACCTTAAGGAAAACACTCCCTATAGCAAGTTTCTAAATGGCATAAATCCAGAAACAATAAATAGAAGAACCCTTGAGGAAGTTTTAAAGCGAAACATGGTAAAGAATCTCGATAAACTTCTTTATTTTTTTCACGACAATTACAGAGATTTTTTGAAGGTTTTGTTTCTCAAGTATGAAATAGCGGATCTAAAAAATTTTGCAAGAGATATTTATAACAACTCCAAGAGCGAAGTTGCGGTAGATTCTTATTCCTTCATAGGTAAATACAGCAAGGTGTCGTTAGATATACTCCAGAAGGCATCTAGCTTAAGAGATTTTATCCTGGCCCTCAAAGGGTCGGAGTTTTACGAATATCTGAAGCCTCTACTGGACGGCAAAAGAGAAAACCTGTTCAGGATGGAAATGTCACTCGATTCTTCTTATTTCAGCATTCTAAAGAAAAGCTCGGAAAAACTCGACAAAAGCGATAGAGTAATAATCGAAAAATGGGAAGGCATAGTGTCAGATTTATACAACCTTCAGTGGATATACAGGGGCAAAAAGTTTTACATGTTATCTCCGGAAGAACTCCTGAATTACACCATAGACATGGGTGAACGCATAAATTTTTCGAGGCGCAGGGAACTTTGTTATTCCAAAAATCTAGAAGAACTGAAAAGTAAGGCGGACGAACTCGGTTTTGGCTTTCTGTTTAAAAAGGACGAAACCAGCGACATTTTTATGGAGCGAAGGATCAATAGATTTTTGTTTTACAAACTCAGAGCCCTTTCCAGGCGCTACCCCATGAGCATAATACAGTCCGTTGCATACACGTGGTTTTTAGACTTCGAAGTCCGGGATATTTTTTCCATAGCAGAGTGCATTAGGTACAATCTATCTCCGGAAGAAGCCGGGAAGTTTCTGATAAGGGCTGTATAACTAGGAGGCGAAGGCGATGGCGATAGAAAAGATGAAGTTGATAGGGATTATAGGTAACATCAATAAAATGAATAAAATTTTGCGTCTCATCATATTAAACGGCACCCTGCACCTAATTAATTCACTGAACAGAATAAGTTCGGAAGATTTCGTGCTCCCACCGAGCGAAGAAAATATAAAAGCATTAGAAGAAATACCTTACCTTAAACCGTATACATCCCGGCGGGACTTTTCGAGAGAGGAAGAGATAATCAAAAACCTCATCGGAATTTTTAATTTAGGGCCCGAGATAAAAGGGGAATATCTCGGACAGGACTATGAATTCGACGATTTCATGAAGCAGATTTTCAACGTATATTCTACCGTCCATTCCATAGCCGAAAGTATAGAAGACAGGAGAAGATCCATAGAACAAAAAAGGATTTATATAGACAATCTGAGATACCTGGAAAAATACAAAGTGAATATCGGAAAACTGGTCAATATGAAACTGCTGAGTTTCAAGTTGATAAGACTTTCTAAAGAAAATTACTCAAAACTCAAGAAAAACTACGAAAACATCCCTGCTGTGGTCCTGAAAATAACCGACGAGGGCAAAAACGTGGTAGTCGCTTCAATAACGTCGAAAAGCCTAGAAGAAACCGTAGAAAGAATATTCAGCTCGCTTAATTTCACAGAGCTTCCCCTCCCTGAAAATTTTAATTGCAGCTCTAAATCCGCCATAAAAGAGCTAGAAGAAAGCATCGCCGAAGATAGAAAATTCATAGATTCCATGCAAAAGTCGATAGAAAATTACAAAAACAACTATGCTATCGAAATCGAGAAAGCTTACGCAAGGCTGGAAATGGAAAAGAAAGTCGAGGAGGTCAAAACCTCCTTAGCCATAGGAAAGAAGCTCTTTTTCATGTTCGGATTTGTTCCGGAAAGCAGTGCAGAGCAGCTCAAATCAGAACTTAAAGCTACATTCGGAGAGGATGTAATAATAATCCTGGAAGATGTTGATAAAAAATCGCCGGGTCTTACACCGC
This window contains:
- a CDS encoding DUF5317 domain-containing protein, with the protein product MLLVDFVLLSIIVGLLRKGSLKKIGEIPIRKLELIFLSLIIRYLPLFLKGSLKEYVVQYILVVSFISYGLLLYSLLSNWHLKPLRIVTLGVLLNFLAIIANGGKMPVSLLAVDFAGLGDFKQDLFNPLYPYHVAMMPKTRFKIFGDIFPLPKPYPNPKVFSLGDVLMGIGVFSLIQEAMLKKKSASDKISRRKLKRNL
- a CDS encoding HD-GYP domain-containing protein; amino-acid sequence: MNFNIETFIVFILLALLAELLPVKLMNDAEVTVGFAVYMGSILVLGYSLSVLVAVISATLSQIEHKLYKDAIVKKILNVGLYTIMVGGSGYIYEKLGGIPGIINLKSNFLPLVALILSYFLLNVGIMTIGLSIFFKKPLKYIFTTTFKWALPNYIALAPLGILLAVIYINIGALGLILFLIPLLIARHSFKLYMDMKKVYLETIQALASAIEAKDLYTKGHSERVAKLAVAIAEELKMDNDLISNLHYAALLHDIGKIGIPEPILNKPCKLSEEEFAKIKVHPELGANIVKKVDFLLQASFFIRYHHERLSGSGYPEGLKGEEIPLGAQIIAVADVFDALTTDRPYRGAMTVEEAICEIEQAAGVDFRPDVVSALKRVLEKGKFAEYVAR
- a CDS encoding V-type ATPase subunit produces the protein MDRVTRFAAVNTKIKAMERDFLNSEHYIEMLRQRSIQDLAAYLKENTPYSKFLNGINPETINRRTLEEVLKRNMVKNLDKLLYFFHDNYRDFLKVLFLKYEIADLKNFARDIYNNSKSEVAVDSYSFIGKYSKVSLDILQKASSLRDFILALKGSEFYEYLKPLLDGKRENLFRMEMSLDSSYFSILKKSSEKLDKSDRVIIEKWEGIVSDLYNLQWIYRGKKFYMLSPEELLNYTIDMGERINFSRRRELCYSKNLEELKSKADELGFGFLFKKDETSDIFMERRINRFLFYKLRALSRRYPMSIIQSVAYTWFLDFEVRDIFSIAECIRYNLSPEEAGKFLIRAV
- the thiT gene encoding energy-coupled thiamine transporter ThiT; amino-acid sequence: MKKNSLSTLIEGALMVGIATTLSFVKIFQAPYGGSVTLGSMVPILLYSMRNGASKGIVAGASYGLLQLIIEPYIVHPVQVILDYPLAFGLLGLAGLFNKKVWTGITVGILGRFFSHFLSGVIFFGSYAPEGMNAFVYSALYNGAYLLPELAISLLAVRFVFYRFIRKDEEQNYLS